The following DNA comes from Neovison vison isolate M4711 chromosome 13, ASM_NN_V1, whole genome shotgun sequence.
GAGTCCTTTCCTTTAGGTGAGAAAACCGGGATGAGACAATCTCCATAGTAAGCCAGTTCTTCTGTAATGCCAAACAACTGAGGACTGATTATACCTTCCCGTGATAACTTGCCTTTTGCACTGGTCACCCCTTTCCCAAGTGTGATCTTATTCCCAGATGGTGGTACTCATCCCCCAGCCCCATTTGAATGACCtacaggtttttttaaattgaaactcTTTTTAGAATATACTTGAGATTGTTTCCTGCTTTATGTAGATCACTGCTTTGAGGCTTTAAGACTATGGTTTTTCCAAGAATCTTCATGTTTTCATAATCTGTGTCATTTTATCTAGTTGAAATACCATAAAAGCGGGAGAGGTCTCATTACCATTATGAGTtgatagaaaaggaaatggaaaatctgtACAGGTTACATCAACATGTTCCATATTACTCCTCCACCATTTGAGAAAAAAGCCTTCTCTGACTCTTATTTACAAATACCTGCAGACCACTCTACAATTTTTAATGTCCAACAATGGAAGGAGTAAAAAGTAATGATTAAGCAGCAGTTCTTCTCGTGAGTTGTTTCATCACAGATGAAGgattcaaaaatctcccaacaaaaagaCTCAACCTCACTGCCTACCCTAAAACCTGGGGCATTTCAGAGTATCTTCTTTTATAATACTGCTTTGAGCAATGACAATACCTATTTGTTCAATTATTTCTTACGTGTTAGAAGCTAGAACTGAGGTTTTACTAACCCTGAAGAACATTTTCTCCAGACTTCAGGGAGGCCTAGAGGATGTATAGCTAAGACACAGGATATTGTGATACAGCATAGCATTACAAAGTAGCTTTTTTGcttatcagagaaagacaatttctaAAAGTCAGAAAAGCAATGTTTTATTCCTAAAGCTCTGCCATATTTCTAACGGGTGCCGATGGTCACCTGCCACACACACGCCAGGTTGTCTGTGTAGCCAGCAAACAGAGTCTGGCCATCAGCAGACCAGGCCAGAGAGGTACACTGAGGTGGCTCTGCCTTGCTGCTCGTACTGATAACTTCTTGCTTTAGTTCATCTACAATGATCTTGCCTTCCAAGTCCCAGATCTTGATGCTGGGGCCCGTGGCAGCACAGAGCCAGTATCGGTTAGGACTGAAGCACAGAGCATTGATGATGTCCCCACCATCGAGTGTATAGAGGTGTTTGCCTTCGTTGAGATCCCACAGCATGGCCTGGCCATCCTTTCCTCCAGAAGCGCAGAGGGATCCATCTGGAGAGACAGTTACAGTGTTCAGGTAGCCCGTGTGGCCGATGTGATTGGTTTTCAGCTTGCAGTTTGCCAAGTTCCATACCTTGACCAGCTTGTCCCAGCCACAGGAGACAATAATGGGATTGCTGCTATTGGGTGAGAATCGGACACAAGATACCCACTCCGAATGGCTTTCATCCTGGACAGTATATTTGCATACACCCAGAGTATTCCACAGCTTGATAGTTTTATCTCGGGAGCCAGAAACAATCTGCCGGTTGTCAGAAGAGAAGGCCACACTCAGCACATCCTTGGTATGTCCTACAAATCTGCGTGTGGTGGTACCCGTTGTGAGATCCCAGAGATgaagggttccatcccaggagccGGAGAGGGCAAACTGGCCATCTGAGGAGATGACCACATCACTGACAAAGTGGGAATGACCCCGAAGAGCACGCTGAGGGATGCCATAGTTAGTCTCATCCCTTGTCAGCTTCCACATGATGATGGTCTTATCTCGAGAGGCGGACAGTATCATGTCTGGGAACTGGGGAGTCGTGGCGATCTGAGTCACCCAGCCGTTGTGGCCCTTGAGGGTGCCACGAAGTGTCATCTGCTCAGTCATGTTGGCGGCGAGTGCGGGTGTCACCGAGGCGACAAGGATGGAGCTGGATAGTTCAGAGAGACTAGCAGCACAGCCGCTCCCGCCGCGGCCCTGCAGAGGAAAAGAGGTTGGCAATTGTTTTTTATCAAGCTGAGGAAGTCCccctctattttcatttttatgagagTTTTTATAATGAATGGGTATTGAAATTTGTCACATTTTTTCCTGCATTCATTGATAGAATTATGGTCTTTCTTCTTTAGCATGTTTTAATATATAGattacattgattttcaaatgttgagccAGCTTTGGGAATGgtgtataattattttcatatattggtgaattctatttgctaatatttgttacagatttttgtgtatatatgtatgtattaatgAGGAATATTGCTCTGTAGTGTctttttggtactttttttttaagattttatttatttattagaatgagagagagagcacacgagtggggtgggggctgagggagacagggaagcagactcctggctgagcgtggagcccagcccagggtttgatcctaggacctcgagatcatgacctgaggtgcaGGCAGCAGCccagcctactgagccacccagatgcccctgtactTTCTTTGGTTTTGATATTAGGATAATAAAGCTTCATAAAATTAATTGTGAaatgttcctttctcttctgtattctgaaagagattgtgtagaattgttaattctttaaacattcGGTAGAATTTTCCAGTGACACTGTCTGGGCTTGGAGATTTCTTTTTGAGGAAGTTTTAAAGTACAGCTAAATTTCCTTAATAGTTATAGGGCAGTTCAAATGATCTGTTTCATACAGCATTATTTCCTTATTATGCTTTTGATGCCTACAGGGTCTGTATTCATATCCCCTATTTCATTCCTGGTATTAGTAACTTGTGCCTTCTCTGTTTCATATTGTTTGAGCTtgatataatttgtattttcaggGGTGTTGgttcatttcatctaagttgtcaaattgaGATGTACAGAGTTATTTCCTCATTATGCTTTTGATGCCTGCAGGGTCTATATTCATATCCCCTATTTCATTCCTGGTATTAGTAACTTATGCCTTCTCtgttaattttattgatcttttccaagaaacagctctttttttttaaagtttttacttaaattctagttaacatataatataatattagtttcagtagaatttagtgatccatcacTTACGTACAACACCCAGTCCTCATGGCAGCAGGTGcgcttcttaatccccttcactcaTATAACCTCGCCTTCTTCACCTCCCCTCTAGGAACCTTTAGTTCTTTGTAATTAAGAatctccaggtgcctgggtggctcagttggttgagtgtctgcctttgtttcaggtgGTGATCCTGGTGTCATGGGTtcgccctgcatcagtctctttgctcagcggggagcatgcacctctctctccttcagtcctttctcccctcccctgctcacctctctctctaataaatagataaaatcttaaaaaaaaaaaaaagagtctcttatgatttgcctccctttcttttcttttgttttatttattttttaaacagatgaactgaggggaaaggggaaaaaaataacaaaaactccCAAAGAAGCAACTCTAATTTcactattgtttttctattttaatttcattggtttctgctcttatctttactatttcctttcttcttgctttGGTTTTATCTTACCCTTCTTTTTTAGCTCTAGAGTTGGGAGCTTAGATTATTAATCTGAgacttttcctcatttctaatGTAAACACTTCCAGGCTGTATTCTCTCAACGCTGctgagagtcagatgcctaaccagctgaaccacccagatgccccaatgtgGTCTATCTTGATATATTTTCATGAGCACTTGAAAAGAAGGTATATTCTATTATTGGGTAGAGTGGTCTGTAGAGGTTGATTAGATCCTGTTGGTTGatggtatttgttgaatgattttatatccttgtGGATTTTCTGTCTAGTTACTCTATCAATTACTGGAAGGGAGGTGTTAAAGACTCCCAACTGTAATTGTacttataactatatatatatcatgtacCTATAACTGTGTATATACCACAGTATATAGTTgagtcatatttttaaatcctCTCTGCCAATCTCTTTTAATTTGGTATGTTTGGACCATTTGtacttaatgtaattattgataccTTAGGGCTTaagtctgtcattttattttttattttctgtttattctgtcagtttttttatttctttttcctgctttcctAGAAttacttgatctttttttttagaattccattttaatttatctaaaactttttaaaaaaagattttattaatttatatggcagagaagcaggcggagacagagagagggggaagcaggctccccactgagcggagagccaatgcgggggttcaatcccaggatcctggaatcatgacctgagccgaaggcagaggctttaacccactgagcctccctggCACCCGTTTAtctaacactgagccacccaggtgccctctaaaatatttttgaatgtatCTCTTTATATAGCTTTTCAAATGGTTGCTCTAGGcattacataatatacatatattttatcataGTCTACTGGTGCCATCATTTTACCGTCTCATGGTATAGGAACTTtatctcccttttcccttccccatttACAATACAATCCTTATAAATGTTTCCTCTGTATACATTTAGAACCATATCAGACAGTGTCATAATTTTTACTTCAGTCATCAGACTTAATTTAGAAatcccaagagaaaaaaatgtattttcctatgcctttactttttccttttttttttctttcttcctgatatTTCAAGATTCCtccttttatccttttattttcgtttaagagaaatttttttagaCCTTTTTTTAGGGTAAGCCGGCTTGCCCTTCATTTCTGAAGGGTATTTTCACTAGGTATACAATTCTGGTTTGATAGTACTTTACTTTCAGCACTTGAAAAATATTGTGCCCCTTCTTTCTGCTTGCATGATTTCTGGTGAAAAATTCACTGTCCTAATTGTTTTTCTAAGTTTGatgttatttctcttttgcttactgttttcaagatttttgtccttgtctttttgtttttagttttcagaaggTTGACTATGATGTGTCTTTGTGTGGACTTCTTTGAGATTATCCCCTTTTGGGTTTACCCAGCTTCTTGAGTCagtatgtttgttttttacaaaatCTGGGAAATTTTCAATTGTTACTTACTCAAGTGCTTTTTGGCCTTGCTGtctttttcctctgctttcaGAATTTCAATGGTATGAAAATTAGATCTTTCATTGTAGTTTTATAGATCTCTGAGCTTTGATTCACTGTTTGcaatctgtttttctctcttatgtTCAGATTGGGTAATTTCTGTTGTTCCATGTTCTAGttcactatttctttcttctgcccctctccattATGGTTTTGAGCCCATtaattgacttttaaattttggtaatagattttttagttataaaagttccatctttgtttctttgctgaGAATTTCTGTGTTATCTGTTTATAGAATGTTTATAGAATCTGTTTATAGAATGTTCATAATTGCTTATTGGAGCATTTTTATCATGGTTGCTTTACACTCCTTGTCAAGTAATTCTGTCATCTCTCATTTTGGTGTTAACATCTATTGATTGTTTTCATTCAGTTTGGAGATTGTCATGGTTCTTGGTAGAATGAATGATTTTTGGTTGAAACCTAGACATTTGGACATTTTGGAAAACATGTTATGAGACTCTCGATCTTTTTATCCCCTCTGTTTTTGTTGGTGCTTTCTGACATTACTGTGCCAGGGAAAGTGGGGGGCACCAAGTTCATCACTGTCAGGTGATGGTAGATacccaggttccccactcagAGAGTTGGGTAGGGTGGTAGCCCTGGTTCTCCACTAGGCCTTGCCTCATACCTCCCTGGCTATGAGGTGAAGTGCTGTTTTCACACTTCCTGTATGACTCCCCAGACCCTATGGGAGGTGTGGGCCTTGCTATTGCTGGGCAGTGGTGAGAGTCCTGACTGTATTGTGCCTTGTCTGACACTGTTCTGATGGGGAGGTGGGGTGCCCATTATAGCCTGGTGAGGCTAGAGGTCTGGGTTCTCCACTTGGCCTCTCTTGGCATGGGTATGGGTGGAGTCACAGTGTTTTCTGTTCTATTTGGCTGGAGTAATTGTctaaaagttttctgtcttgttagaCTGTCGTTTTACTTGTCTTTTGCTCAGAGGTGCAGGAGCAgacttttgtttgtattttaaatctGTGCCCTTGACATTTCCAGGTTGCTGACTTTTTCAGCTCCAAGTCTGGGATGTGTGAGGCAAAAGGTAAACTCAGAGAATTCACCACTGTATTGTTCTCTGGGTCCCAAGGTCTGGAGCCAGtctgccttctctcttctttcagtcttcttatgtttattttatatataatgcacAGGGTTTTTAATTATACTTAGAAGGAAGAGTAGGGAAAAGTGCATCTACTCCATTTTCTCAGAAATAGAAGGCCAgggtgatctttttaaaaaataaattatgtcacTTTCCTGTTTGTAACTCTCCAGGGGCTTCCATTATACCCAAAATTGAGGCTCAGCCTGGGCCTACAGGACGTGATCCTGCTATGTCAACTTTTCCATCCTTTGCCTTAGAcctttttcccctctttcccaTACTGCTTCAGGCATATtgaccttttaaaattaattttatcagcAAATCTGTTTTAAGCCTCTATTCTATTCCAGGCACTGGTCTGGGCATCCTGTCCCAGGCCTCTTGGAGCTTACATTGTTTCTGCTCCGGGAACACTCAGCTTATTTCTGCTCCAGAGACTTGCACTTTTCTGGATGCTCTTTCCCCAGCTCCCTCCTATTCACTaaggtctcagctcaaatgttttcttctcagaTAGACCTTCACATTCTGTCTGAAGCAGGCGATTTCTACCTTGGCTGCATGTTGGAATCACCAGgggaatgtttaaaaaacaaacaaacaaacaaacaaacaaaacctcaaagCCCAGGTTTTATCCTGGACGAATCAAATCCAAGCCTCTGGGTGTGGCCCAGGCATCAGTGTTCCTACAGCTTTCAGGGGGACATCTGTGTGTAGCCAAGGCTGAAACCACTTAGAATTATTGAATAGTACCTCCCTCCTGCCTATGGCTATAGGAAATGGTCTTCTTTATATGCTAACTTGTGAATTTTCCCCAAACTTATCTAGTAAGTAAAGTTTCAAGTCCATGAATGGGAAACTCAGTTTCTTACATAATAATAATTCTGATTCTGGAGATGAGACTCACGTGACTGCAAGGACTTGTGACATGATCTGTCTGAGCTCTCTGGCTAGACTGCACAGTCAGGAATTTTCTACTTTGGTATCAGCACTTGTGGGCCTATACCTGGTATAGAAGTGGCCTTTCAGCAGGTGGTGCCCTGACCAGAATTCCTTCTCTGAAAGCCTTTTGTCTGGCCACACCAGACTTTCTCTGAGGTTCCCTCGCAGTTGCCTTCCTTGT
Coding sequences within:
- the LOC122893113 gene encoding receptor of activated protein C kinase 1-like, translated to MTEQMTLRGTLKGHNGWVTQIATTPQFPDMILSASRDKTIIMWKLTRDETNYGIPQRALRGHSHFVSDVVISSDGQFALSGSWDGTLHLWDLTTGTTTRRFVGHTKDVLSVAFSSDNRQIVSGSRDKTIKLWNTLGVCKYTVQDESHSEWVSCVRFSPNSSNPIIVSCGWDKLVKVWNLANCKLKTNHIGHTGYLNTVTVSPDGSLCASGGKDGQAMLWDLNEGKHLYTLDGGDIINALCFSPNRYWLCAATGPSIKIWDLEGKIIVDELKQEVISTSSKAEPPQCTSLAWSADGQTLFAGYTDNLACVWQVTIGTR